In a genomic window of Curtobacterium flaccumfaciens pv. betae:
- a CDS encoding DHA2 family efflux MFS transporter permease subunit — MTTVTPPRTTEKKPWPALWALVVGFFMILVDSTIVSVATPTIAQKLDADINSVIWVTSAYLLAYAVPLLITGRLGDRFGPKVMYQIGLVVFTLASLWCGLAGSIEVLIVARVVQGLGAAMMSPQTMSVITRIFPPQNRGAAMGLWGAVAGVASLVGPIVGGLLVDGFGWEWIFFVNVPVGVVAFVLAQRFVPSFERHGHRFDYLGIFLSAAGLFLLVFGIQEGETYDWGVIAGPISVWSLIIVGLVVLAGFVVWQGVQKGEPLLPLGLFKDRNFTLANVAITAVGVAIASFALPIMLWAQDVLRFSPTQAALLLVPQAVLSAALAPIVGKNLNRWNPRWVASFGLACFSVGLFWFGALLSSGAEWGWVLLPSALLGLANACMWGPLSVSATRNLPPKLAGAGSGVYNTTRQIGAVLGSAGIAALMEARITANFPASSGGAAAGGAEQQVGALPGFLLEPFSKAMGESLYLPAIVLIVAIVAALFLAKPKQTVAWQQTGSVTTQPDAEPAGAPSK; from the coding sequence ATGACCACCGTCACGCCTCCGCGGACGACCGAGAAGAAGCCGTGGCCTGCCCTGTGGGCACTCGTCGTCGGGTTCTTCATGATCCTCGTCGACTCGACCATCGTGTCGGTCGCCACCCCCACCATCGCCCAGAAGCTCGACGCGGACATCAACTCCGTGATCTGGGTGACGAGCGCCTACCTGCTCGCCTACGCCGTGCCGCTGCTCATCACCGGCCGGCTCGGCGACCGCTTCGGCCCGAAGGTCATGTACCAGATCGGCCTCGTGGTCTTCACGCTCGCCAGCCTGTGGTGCGGCCTGGCCGGCTCGATCGAGGTGCTGATCGTCGCCCGCGTCGTGCAGGGCCTCGGCGCCGCGATGATGAGCCCGCAGACCATGTCGGTCATCACGCGCATCTTCCCGCCGCAGAACCGCGGCGCGGCCATGGGCCTCTGGGGCGCCGTCGCCGGTGTCGCGTCGCTCGTCGGCCCGATCGTGGGCGGCCTGCTCGTCGACGGCTTCGGCTGGGAGTGGATCTTCTTCGTGAACGTCCCCGTCGGTGTCGTGGCGTTCGTGCTCGCGCAGCGCTTCGTGCCGTCGTTCGAGCGTCACGGACACCGCTTCGACTACCTCGGCATCTTCCTGTCGGCAGCGGGCCTGTTCCTGCTCGTCTTCGGCATCCAGGAAGGCGAGACCTACGACTGGGGCGTCATCGCCGGCCCGATCTCGGTGTGGTCGCTCATCATCGTCGGCCTCGTGGTGCTCGCCGGCTTCGTCGTCTGGCAGGGCGTGCAGAAGGGCGAGCCGCTGCTGCCGCTCGGCCTGTTCAAGGACCGCAACTTCACGCTGGCCAACGTCGCCATCACCGCCGTCGGTGTCGCGATCGCCTCGTTCGCGCTGCCGATCATGCTGTGGGCCCAGGACGTCCTGCGCTTCTCGCCGACCCAGGCCGCACTGCTCCTCGTGCCGCAGGCCGTGCTGTCCGCCGCACTCGCGCCGATCGTCGGCAAGAACCTGAACCGCTGGAACCCGCGCTGGGTCGCCTCGTTCGGGCTCGCCTGCTTCTCGGTCGGCCTGTTCTGGTTCGGCGCCCTGCTGTCGAGCGGTGCCGAGTGGGGCTGGGTGCTCCTGCCGAGCGCGCTCCTCGGCCTCGCCAACGCCTGCATGTGGGGACCGCTGTCCGTCTCGGCGACGCGCAACCTGCCGCCGAAGCTGGCCGGTGCCGGCTCGGGTGTCTACAACACCACGCGCCAGATCGGTGCGGTGCTCGGTTCCGCCGGCATCGCCGCCCTGATGGAGGCCCGGATCACCGCGAACTTCCCGGCGTCGTCCGGTGGGGCCGCGGCCGGTGGCGCGGAGCAGCAGGTCGGCGCACTGCCGGGCTTCCTGCTCGAGCCGTTCTCCAAGGCCATGGGTGAGTCGCTCTACCTGCCGGCGATCGTGCTCATCGTGGCCATCGTCGCGGCGCTGTTCCTGGCGAAGCCGAAGCAGACCGTCGCCTGGCAGCAGACCGGCTCGGTCACCACGCAGCCCGACGCCGAGCCCGCGGGGGCCCCGTCGAAGTAG
- a CDS encoding YchJ family protein, with product MVTDTTRCPCLSGNPYGECCGPLHAGAVAPTAERLMRSRFSAFALGLPEYLLLTWHPRTRPAGLELDRTQRWTRLDVLATTSGGPFDSHGTVTFRAWWRSDDERGTLEETSDFVREQGRWFYVDGVVA from the coding sequence GTGGTCACCGACACGACGCGCTGCCCCTGCCTGAGCGGCAACCCCTACGGGGAGTGCTGCGGCCCCCTGCACGCCGGGGCCGTGGCGCCGACCGCGGAACGGCTCATGCGCTCCCGCTTCAGCGCCTTCGCGCTGGGCCTGCCGGAGTACCTGCTGCTCACCTGGCACCCGCGCACCCGCCCGGCGGGTCTCGAGTTGGACCGGACCCAGCGCTGGACCCGGTTGGATGTGCTGGCGACCACCTCGGGAGGCCCGTTCGACTCCCACGGCACCGTCACGTTCCGCGCGTGGTGGCGTTCCGACGACGAGCGCGGCACGCTCGAGGAGACGAGCGACTTCGTCCGCGAGCAGGGACGATGGTTCTACGTGGACGGCGTGGTCGCCTGA
- the purL gene encoding phosphoribosylformylglycinamidine synthase subunit PurL, whose protein sequence is MTTPVRPKPDTVQDAAATPDKEQPYDALGLKPDEYARIKEILGRRPTSGELAMYSVMWSEHCSYKSSKNYLRQFGKKVTPEMTKNLMVGMGENAGVVDVGNGWAVTFKVESHNHPSYVEPYQGAATGVGGIVRDIISMGARPVAVMDQLRFGAIDHEDTARVVHGVVGGISFYGNCLGLPNIGGETYFDPVYQGNPLVNALAVGVLRHEDLHLANASGAGNKVVLFGARTGGDGIGGASILASDTFTEGGPTKRPAVQVGDPFAEKVLIECCLELFQKDLVEGIQDLGAAGISCATSELASNGDGGMHISLDDVLLRDPTLTAEEILMSESQERMMAVVRPDKLDEFLSVVGKWEVETSVLGEVTGTGRLVIDWQGQEIVNVDPRTVAVDGPVYDRPVAYPTWIDALQADTAASLDRPADGPALKAQFLSLLGSPNLASKNWVTNQYDTYVLGNTALSFPDDGGMIRVDEETGLGVAIATDANGRYCQLDPKQGARLALAEAYRNVAVTGAVPAAVTDCLNFGSPENPEVMWQFSEAVEGLADGCMELGIPVTGGNVSFYNQTGSTPIHPTPVVGVLGIIDDVAKRVPSGWQDDGHNIYLLGTTSLELDGSAWAGTVHGHLGGRPPAVDLEREKALAELLYAASGEQLLTSAHDLADGGLGQSLAESVLRFGIGARVVLDELETRDGIDTATALFSESTGRVIVTVRREDDVRFQGMCDGRGFPVLRIGVTDATSSTLEVQGAFEATVDELRGTHAATLPARFGDVIVEDVTEGYVGRGPLDSDGAFSPRTDA, encoded by the coding sequence GTGACGACACCCGTTCGCCCGAAGCCCGACACCGTGCAGGACGCGGCAGCCACCCCCGACAAGGAGCAGCCGTACGACGCGCTGGGCCTGAAGCCGGACGAGTACGCCCGCATCAAGGAGATCCTCGGCCGCCGCCCCACCTCGGGTGAGCTGGCGATGTACTCGGTGATGTGGAGCGAGCACTGCTCCTACAAGTCCTCGAAGAACTACCTCCGTCAGTTCGGCAAGAAGGTCACGCCGGAGATGACGAAGAACCTGATGGTCGGCATGGGCGAGAACGCCGGTGTCGTCGACGTCGGCAACGGCTGGGCGGTGACCTTCAAGGTCGAGTCGCACAACCACCCGTCCTACGTCGAGCCGTACCAGGGCGCAGCCACCGGTGTCGGCGGCATCGTCCGCGACATCATCTCGATGGGCGCCCGCCCCGTCGCCGTGATGGACCAGCTCCGCTTCGGTGCGATCGACCACGAGGACACCGCACGCGTCGTGCACGGCGTCGTCGGTGGCATCTCGTTCTACGGCAACTGCCTCGGCCTGCCGAACATCGGCGGCGAGACCTACTTCGACCCGGTGTACCAGGGCAACCCGCTGGTCAACGCCCTCGCGGTCGGCGTGCTCCGCCACGAGGACCTGCACCTGGCGAACGCGTCCGGTGCCGGCAACAAGGTCGTCCTGTTCGGTGCCCGCACCGGTGGCGACGGCATCGGCGGCGCGTCGATCCTGGCGTCCGACACCTTCACCGAGGGTGGCCCGACCAAGCGTCCGGCCGTGCAGGTCGGCGACCCCTTCGCCGAGAAGGTCCTGATCGAGTGCTGCCTCGAGCTGTTCCAGAAGGACCTGGTCGAGGGCATCCAGGACCTCGGCGCCGCGGGCATCTCCTGCGCCACCTCGGAGCTCGCGAGCAACGGCGACGGCGGCATGCACATCTCGCTCGACGACGTCCTGCTCCGCGACCCGACGCTCACCGCCGAAGAGATCCTGATGTCGGAGAGCCAGGAGCGCATGATGGCGGTCGTCCGCCCCGACAAGCTCGACGAGTTCCTGAGCGTCGTCGGCAAGTGGGAGGTCGAGACCAGCGTGCTGGGCGAGGTCACCGGCACCGGCCGACTCGTCATCGACTGGCAGGGCCAGGAGATCGTGAACGTCGACCCGCGCACCGTCGCCGTCGACGGCCCGGTCTACGACCGCCCGGTCGCCTACCCGACCTGGATCGACGCGCTGCAGGCCGACACCGCCGCCTCGCTCGACCGACCCGCCGACGGCCCCGCGCTGAAGGCACAGTTCCTCAGCCTGCTCGGTTCGCCGAACCTGGCGTCGAAGAACTGGGTCACGAACCAGTACGACACCTACGTGCTCGGCAACACCGCACTGTCCTTCCCCGACGACGGCGGCATGATCCGCGTCGACGAGGAGACGGGGCTCGGTGTCGCCATCGCCACCGACGCGAACGGCCGCTACTGCCAGCTCGACCCGAAGCAGGGTGCACGCCTGGCCCTGGCCGAGGCCTACCGCAACGTCGCCGTCACCGGTGCCGTCCCCGCCGCCGTCACCGACTGCCTGAACTTCGGCTCCCCCGAGAACCCCGAGGTCATGTGGCAGTTCTCCGAGGCGGTCGAGGGGCTGGCCGACGGCTGCATGGAGCTCGGCATCCCGGTCACCGGCGGCAACGTGTCGTTCTACAACCAGACCGGCTCGACCCCCATCCACCCGACGCCCGTTGTCGGCGTGCTCGGCATCATCGACGACGTCGCCAAGCGCGTGCCGTCGGGGTGGCAGGACGACGGCCACAACATCTACCTGCTCGGCACCACGAGCCTCGAACTCGACGGTTCCGCGTGGGCCGGCACCGTGCACGGACACCTGGGCGGGCGTCCGCCGGCGGTCGACCTCGAGCGCGAGAAGGCCCTCGCCGAGCTGCTGTACGCGGCGTCCGGCGAGCAGCTGCTCACCAGCGCGCACGACCTGGCGGACGGCGGCCTCGGCCAGTCGCTCGCCGAGTCCGTGCTCCGCTTCGGCATCGGCGCCCGCGTGGTCCTCGACGAGCTCGAGACCCGCGACGGCATCGACACCGCGACGGCCCTGTTCTCCGAGTCGACCGGTCGCGTCATCGTGACCGTCCGCCGCGAGGACGACGTGCGGTTCCAGGGCATGTGCGACGGCCGGGGCTTCCCGGTGCTGCGCATCGGCGTGACCGACGCGACGTCGAGCACGCTCGAGGTCCAGGGCGCGTTCGAGGCCACGGTCGACGAACTGCGCGGCACCCACGCCGCGACGCTGCCGGCCCGCTTCGGCGACGTGATCGTCGAGGACGTCACCGAGGGGTACGTCGGCCGCGGGCCGCTCGACTCCGACGGTGCCTTCTCGCCGCGCACCGACGCCTAG
- a CDS encoding chorismate mutase, producing MNDDVTPTEADASAVAELRSIRQSIDNIDAAVIHMLAERFKYTQRVGHLKAESGMPAADPDRERIQVARLRSLAADSHLDPAFAEKFLNFIVAEVIHHHERIAGRDE from the coding sequence ATGAACGACGACGTCACCCCGACCGAGGCCGACGCGAGCGCCGTCGCCGAACTGCGGAGCATCCGGCAGAGCATCGACAACATCGACGCCGCCGTGATCCACATGCTCGCGGAGCGTTTCAAGTACACGCAGCGCGTGGGGCACCTGAAGGCCGAGTCGGGCATGCCGGCCGCCGATCCGGACCGCGAACGGATCCAGGTCGCACGGCTCCGGTCGCTCGCCGCCGACTCCCACCTCGACCCCGCCTTCGCCGAGAAGTTCCTCAACTTCATCGTCGCCGAGGTCATCCACCACCACGAGCGCATCGCGGGCCGCGACGAATGA
- a CDS encoding PadR family transcriptional regulator, which yields MPSLTPLAFAALGLLAEGPTHPYEMFQTMTHRRDGRNVKVRPGTLYHQVGRLVELGLAEVVGTDRAGNRPERTTYAITDDGWTALHDGLVRLIAEPAEEYPVFHLAVAEIENLSVDEAESALRARAVALRAQRDEADEILGVVRAKDLPERYWLDVSYVRAMLTTQIEWLAATADRIAAGHISWDASVASADTTTNSKETTR from the coding sequence GTGCCGTCGCTCACGCCACTCGCGTTCGCCGCGCTCGGGCTCCTGGCCGAGGGGCCGACGCATCCCTACGAAATGTTCCAGACGATGACGCACCGCCGGGACGGCCGGAACGTCAAGGTCCGGCCCGGCACCCTGTACCACCAGGTCGGCCGCCTGGTGGAGCTCGGCCTCGCCGAGGTCGTGGGGACCGACCGGGCGGGCAACCGTCCGGAACGCACCACCTACGCCATCACGGACGACGGGTGGACGGCCCTGCACGACGGGCTCGTCCGGCTGATCGCCGAACCGGCCGAGGAGTACCCCGTCTTCCACCTGGCCGTAGCCGAGATCGAGAACCTGTCGGTCGACGAGGCCGAGTCCGCGCTCCGGGCACGGGCCGTCGCACTCCGGGCCCAGCGCGACGAGGCGGACGAGATCCTCGGGGTCGTCCGTGCGAAGGACCTGCCCGAGCGGTACTGGCTCGACGTGTCGTACGTGCGTGCCATGCTCACGACGCAGATCGAGTGGCTCGCCGCCACGGCCGACCGGATCGCCGCCGGCCACATCTCCTGGGACGCCTCCGTCGCGTCCGCAGACACCACCACGAACAGCAAGGAAACCACTCGATGA
- a CDS encoding lactonase family protein has product MSAELPSLLIGSYTATGGGNATGISLVDAGPVGAVPAPRTVAVLDDPSFLAVSGDRVYAVSETNDGAVSAFRLQGGALEHLWDAPAGGDAPCHVRVDPSGALVVTNYVSGTVTAISLAPAESYAASVTASDGVVLHGDADQRSVPTEAVAVAVLPDATGPDDDRQDAPHAHQSIATPDGTVLVADLGGDALHEFRITVSADGVPAIEALRVHHVTPGAGPRHMAWIDGDLLVAGELDGRVHRLRRDDSGSFLTIAAVPTFDGAVGESLLSHIEVDEAGRAYVAVRGRDLLVVLDARDGGLAVVGSVPCGGVWPRHFARVPGFVLVANQMSDAVAVLPLDAEGMPGEAVAQIPVGTPTCVVPL; this is encoded by the coding sequence ATGAGCGCCGAGCTGCCGTCGCTGCTCATCGGGTCGTACACGGCGACCGGCGGCGGGAACGCCACGGGCATCTCGCTGGTCGACGCCGGACCGGTCGGAGCCGTTCCGGCACCCCGGACCGTCGCGGTGCTCGACGACCCCTCGTTCCTGGCGGTCTCGGGTGACCGGGTCTACGCGGTCTCCGAGACGAACGACGGCGCCGTGTCGGCCTTCCGGCTGCAGGGCGGCGCACTCGAGCACCTCTGGGACGCCCCCGCCGGCGGAGACGCCCCGTGCCACGTGCGGGTGGACCCCTCGGGCGCGCTGGTCGTCACGAACTACGTCTCCGGCACGGTCACGGCGATCTCCCTCGCCCCGGCCGAGTCGTACGCCGCCTCGGTGACCGCCAGCGACGGCGTGGTGCTGCACGGGGACGCCGACCAGCGCTCCGTGCCGACCGAGGCCGTCGCGGTCGCCGTGCTGCCCGATGCCACGGGTCCTGACGACGACCGCCAGGACGCCCCGCACGCCCACCAGTCGATCGCGACCCCGGACGGCACGGTGCTCGTCGCCGACCTCGGCGGCGATGCCCTGCACGAGTTCCGCATCACGGTGTCGGCCGACGGGGTCCCCGCGATCGAGGCGCTCCGCGTGCACCACGTGACACCCGGCGCCGGCCCGAGGCACATGGCCTGGATCGACGGTGACCTGCTCGTCGCCGGCGAACTCGACGGGCGTGTGCACCGCCTGCGCCGCGACGACTCCGGGTCGTTCCTGACGATCGCTGCCGTGCCCACGTTCGACGGTGCCGTGGGGGAGTCGCTGCTCAGCCACATCGAGGTCGACGAGGCCGGCCGCGCGTACGTGGCGGTGCGCGGGCGCGACCTGCTCGTGGTGCTCGACGCACGTGACGGCGGGCTCGCCGTCGTCGGGTCGGTGCCCTGCGGTGGGGTCTGGCCGCGGCACTTCGCGCGGGTGCCCGGGTTCGTCCTGGTGGCGAACCAGATGTCCGACGCCGTCGCCGTCCTGCCGCTCGACGCCGAGGGCATGCCCGGCGAAGCCGTCGCGCAGATCCCGGTCGGCACCCCGACCTGCGTCGTCCCGCTCTGA
- a CDS encoding DUF1304 domain-containing protein — protein sequence MSVLLVISGVCAVLAGLIHVYIFFLESVIWTSPQARRIFGIASETEAVATRSLAFNQGFYNLFLAIGAILGVVLVLAGNTVSGWTLVVFSTASMLGAAVILLGSGRKYVNSAFKQGTLPLIALLFALLGSTIGV from the coding sequence ATGTCGGTCCTGCTGGTGATCTCGGGTGTCTGTGCGGTCCTCGCGGGCCTCATCCACGTGTACATCTTCTTCCTCGAATCGGTCATCTGGACCAGTCCGCAAGCGCGCCGGATCTTCGGCATCGCTTCCGAGACCGAAGCCGTGGCGACCCGCTCGCTCGCCTTCAACCAGGGCTTCTACAACCTGTTCCTGGCGATCGGGGCGATCCTCGGCGTCGTGCTCGTGCTGGCCGGCAACACCGTGAGCGGCTGGACCCTCGTGGTGTTCTCGACGGCGAGCATGCTCGGTGCCGCGGTGATCCTGCTCGGCTCGGGTCGCAAGTACGTCAACTCCGCGTTCAAGCAGGGCACGCTCCCCCTGATCGCGCTGCTCTTCGCGCTGCTGGGCTCCACCATCGGCGTCTAG
- the purQ gene encoding phosphoribosylformylglycinamidine synthase subunit PurQ, with amino-acid sequence MRIGVITFPGSLDDRDAQRAVRLAGADPVALWHGDHDLQGVDAIVLPGGFSYGDYLRAGAIAAKAPIMAEVIDAAGKGMPVLGICNGFQMLAEARLVPGAHTRNAHQQFIRRDQKLRVETTATAWTSGFSAQQEITIPLKNADGRFVADADTIKRIEDNGQVVFRYVGVNPNGSIDDIAGVSNERGNVVGLMPHPEHATEAGFGPDTPAAMASGTDGLTFFTSVIEHALVK; translated from the coding sequence ATGCGCATCGGCGTCATCACGTTCCCCGGCTCGCTCGACGACCGCGACGCCCAGCGCGCCGTCCGTCTCGCCGGCGCCGACCCCGTCGCCCTGTGGCACGGCGACCACGACCTGCAGGGCGTCGACGCCATCGTGCTGCCCGGTGGGTTCTCGTACGGCGACTACCTGCGTGCCGGCGCGATCGCCGCGAAGGCCCCGATCATGGCCGAGGTCATCGACGCCGCCGGCAAGGGCATGCCCGTGCTCGGCATCTGCAACGGTTTCCAGATGCTGGCCGAGGCCCGTCTGGTCCCCGGCGCGCACACCCGCAACGCGCACCAGCAGTTCATCCGCCGCGACCAGAAGCTCCGCGTCGAGACCACCGCGACCGCCTGGACCTCCGGCTTCAGCGCCCAGCAGGAGATCACCATCCCGCTGAAGAACGCCGACGGCCGCTTCGTCGCGGACGCCGACACCATCAAGCGCATCGAGGACAACGGCCAGGTCGTGTTCCGCTACGTCGGCGTGAACCCGAACGGCTCCATCGACGACATCGCCGGCGTCTCGAACGAGCGCGGCAACGTCGTCGGCCTGATGCCGCACCCCGAGCACGCGACCGAGGCCGGCTTCGGCCCGGACACCCCCGCTGCGATGGCCTCGGGCACCGACGGCCTGACCTTCTTCACCTCCGTGATCGAGCACGCGCTCGTCAAGTGA
- a CDS encoding 2-hydroxyacid dehydrogenase, protein MPIVTLPFAELVDRFGPVPDGIELDVWDVESPYGRPDDVAITFLPFYFEGRHRWQFVHDLPELQLLQLPSAGYEHAVPHVPGHAQLANGRGIHDDETAELAVGLALTSLREISAFQVDRANGVWDARETRSLADRRVTVVGYGAIGSAIATRFEAFRTEVTAVARTAREQDGRHVHAFGELPELAPTTDVLVLIAPLTAETERLVDAELLAALPDGALVVNVARGKVVDTDALVAELRSERLFAALDVTDPEPLPAGHPLWTTPNTVLTPHVGGNTDLSVPRSIELMRKQVAALAEGRPFENLIEF, encoded by the coding sequence ATGCCGATCGTCACCCTGCCCTTCGCCGAGCTCGTCGACCGGTTCGGCCCCGTGCCGGACGGCATCGAGCTGGACGTCTGGGACGTCGAGTCGCCGTACGGTCGCCCGGACGACGTCGCGATCACGTTCCTGCCGTTCTACTTCGAGGGGCGGCACCGCTGGCAGTTCGTGCACGACCTGCCCGAGCTCCAGCTGCTGCAGCTGCCGAGCGCCGGGTACGAGCACGCCGTCCCGCACGTGCCCGGCCACGCGCAGCTGGCGAACGGTCGCGGCATCCACGACGACGAGACCGCCGAGCTCGCGGTCGGCCTCGCGCTGACGTCGCTCCGTGAGATCTCGGCGTTCCAGGTCGACCGTGCCAACGGCGTCTGGGACGCCCGCGAGACCCGATCGCTCGCCGACCGCCGGGTGACCGTCGTCGGCTACGGGGCGATCGGGTCCGCGATCGCCACCCGGTTCGAGGCGTTCCGCACCGAGGTGACGGCGGTCGCCCGGACCGCTCGCGAGCAGGACGGCCGGCACGTGCACGCGTTCGGCGAGCTGCCCGAGCTCGCCCCGACGACCGACGTGCTCGTGCTCATCGCGCCGCTCACCGCCGAGACCGAACGCCTGGTCGACGCGGAGCTGCTCGCGGCACTGCCGGACGGCGCCCTCGTGGTGAACGTGGCGCGCGGCAAGGTCGTCGACACGGACGCCCTGGTCGCCGAGCTGCGGTCGGAGCGGCTGTTCGCGGCCCTCGACGTCACCGACCCGGAGCCCCTGCCCGCCGGACACCCGCTCTGGACGACGCCGAACACCGTGCTGACCCCGCATGTCGGCGGCAACACCGACCTGAGCGTGCCGCGGTCGATCGAACTGATGCGCAAGCAGGTCGCCGCCCTGGCCGAGGGTCGCCCGTTCGAGAACCTGATCGAGTTCTAG
- a CDS encoding iron-siderophore ABC transporter substrate-binding protein has product MNRSPLRLRRVLAAAGAVVAASLVLAGCASGSGSSTDSASSGSSDAAFPVSITTGLGTTTIESAPKRVVALGWGDAETALELGVQPVGASDWLAFGGDGVGPWLKGAYDKSPKIIQTLEPSYEDILKLNPDVILDVKSSGDKERYDKLSAIAPTVAIPKGGANYLASTEQQTTMIAKALGKESEGKKLLSGLDDAYAAARKAHPDFEGKTAVVGAYSSEGFGAYASTDSRSTFMRNLGFEIPKAIDEQAGKEFSVHLSDENLDLLDADLTLILPIYVDASEASSNKLFQKVPSVEAGHAIVFDDKDVSSAFSMGTTAAIEWALDKLPAQFEEKLG; this is encoded by the coding sequence GTGAACCGTTCTCCCTTGCGTCTCCGACGCGTGCTCGCCGCAGCCGGCGCCGTCGTCGCAGCGTCCCTCGTCCTCGCCGGATGCGCGTCCGGCTCCGGCTCCTCGACCGACTCGGCGTCGTCGGGGTCGTCCGACGCCGCGTTCCCGGTCTCGATCACGACCGGCCTCGGCACCACCACCATCGAGTCGGCGCCGAAGCGCGTCGTCGCGCTCGGGTGGGGCGACGCCGAGACCGCGCTCGAGCTCGGTGTCCAGCCGGTCGGTGCGAGCGACTGGCTCGCCTTCGGCGGCGACGGTGTCGGTCCGTGGCTCAAGGGTGCGTACGACAAGTCGCCGAAGATCATCCAGACGCTCGAGCCGAGCTACGAGGACATCCTCAAGCTCAACCCCGACGTCATCCTCGACGTGAAGTCCTCGGGTGACAAGGAGCGGTACGACAAGCTGTCCGCGATCGCGCCGACCGTGGCGATCCCCAAGGGCGGCGCGAACTACCTCGCCTCGACCGAGCAGCAGACGACCATGATCGCGAAGGCGCTCGGCAAGGAGTCCGAGGGCAAGAAGCTGCTCTCCGGCCTCGACGACGCCTACGCCGCAGCACGCAAGGCGCACCCGGACTTCGAGGGCAAGACCGCCGTCGTCGGTGCCTACAGCTCCGAGGGCTTCGGGGCGTACGCCTCCACCGACAGCCGTTCGACCTTCATGCGGAACCTGGGCTTCGAGATCCCGAAGGCCATCGACGAGCAGGCCGGCAAGGAGTTCTCCGTGCACCTGTCCGACGAGAACCTCGACCTGCTCGACGCCGACCTGACGCTGATCCTGCCGATCTACGTCGACGCGTCAGAGGCCTCGTCGAACAAGCTGTTCCAGAAGGTGCCGTCGGTCGAGGCCGGGCACGCGATCGTCTTCGACGACAAGGACGTGTCGTCGGCGTTCTCGATGGGCACCACGGCCGCGATCGAGTGGGCGCTCGACAAGCTGCCGGCGCAGTTCGAGGAGAAGCTCGGCTAG
- the purS gene encoding phosphoribosylformylglycinamidine synthase subunit PurS — translation MPTIVVEVMPKAEILDPQGKAVGNALARLGKADLTNVRIGKRFEVTVDGPVDDAKLAEVRDIAADVFSNAVIEDVVSVTVEGQ, via the coding sequence GTGCCAACGATCGTCGTCGAGGTCATGCCCAAGGCCGAGATCCTCGACCCCCAGGGGAAGGCCGTGGGCAATGCCCTGGCCCGCCTCGGCAAGGCCGACCTGACCAACGTCCGCATCGGCAAGCGCTTCGAGGTGACCGTCGACGGCCCCGTCGACGACGCCAAGCTCGCCGAGGTCCGTGACATCGCGGCCGACGTCTTCTCGAACGCGGTCATCGAGGACGTCGTGTCCGTGACCGTCGAAGGCCAGTGA
- a CDS encoding shikimate dehydrogenase family protein, producing the protein MAFTDPGRTHLAVLGSPIAHSLSPTLHAAAYDALDLPFTYGRHEVASGELAAFVAGLGPEWRGLSLTMPLKREVLPLLDRTTPLVDELGVANTVAFRLEGSTLVRAGANTDVQGLVRPVEALGHLPGEATILGGGATAASALTAAVRLGASLVRVFVRDTAKTRALVDLAVRLGVTLEVHPLTELAGTHHGFVLSTLPGGAADPLEFRPSGPDAVLFDVAYEPWPTSVASRWTDAGGRVLNGLDMLTEQAIGQIRFFLTGDEDELLPDEAGVRRAMRTAVDLPAVIGS; encoded by the coding sequence GTGGCGTTCACCGATCCAGGCCGCACGCACCTCGCGGTGCTCGGCTCCCCCATCGCGCACTCGCTCTCGCCCACGCTCCACGCAGCGGCCTACGATGCGCTCGACCTGCCCTTCACCTATGGGAGGCACGAGGTCGCGTCCGGCGAGCTCGCCGCGTTCGTCGCGGGGCTGGGTCCGGAATGGCGTGGGCTGAGCCTCACGATGCCGCTCAAGCGCGAGGTCCTGCCGCTGCTCGACCGCACCACCCCGCTCGTCGACGAGCTCGGGGTCGCCAACACGGTCGCGTTCCGCCTCGAGGGCTCCACGCTCGTCCGAGCCGGCGCGAACACCGACGTGCAGGGGCTCGTCCGCCCGGTCGAGGCGCTCGGACACCTGCCCGGCGAGGCCACGATCCTGGGCGGCGGAGCCACTGCGGCGAGCGCCCTGACGGCTGCCGTGCGGCTCGGGGCGTCGCTCGTCCGGGTGTTCGTCCGTGACACCGCGAAGACGCGCGCGCTGGTCGACCTGGCCGTCCGGCTCGGGGTGACGCTCGAGGTGCACCCCCTGACCGAACTCGCCGGCACGCACCACGGGTTCGTCCTCTCGACGCTGCCGGGCGGCGCCGCCGACCCGCTCGAGTTCCGTCCGTCGGGGCCGGACGCCGTGCTGTTCGACGTCGCCTACGAACCGTGGCCCACCTCGGTCGCCAGCCGCTGGACCGACGCCGGGGGCCGCGTGCTGAACGGCCTCGACATGCTCACCGAGCAGGCGATCGGGCAGATCCGGTTCTTCCTGACCGGTGACGAGGACGAACTGCTCCCCGACGAGGCCGGGGTCCGCCGGGCGATGCGCACCGCGGTCGACCTGCCCGCCGTCATCGGCAGCTAA